Proteins encoded by one window of Thermococcus sp. JdF3:
- the tiaS gene encoding tRNA(Ile2) 2-agmatinylcytidine synthetase TiaS, whose product MRLHIGIDDTDSPNGMCTTYLGALLYRELSRLAEPMDLPRLIRLNPNIPYKTRGNGAVSMTFEVEEGLIPEIKNTVLFYVNQLADFTHENTNPGVVFLEGAIPEELREFSLRALREHVTIEEAERVAGEVGAEYFKFKLGRGIIGALASIGYPLERFTYELLAYREPENWGTERNVDSESVFMADRWSYPFTYDNVDPYKKTVLITPHGKDPVLVGIRGIDAGKVLQTFERVEFGESVAFHQLYKTNQNTDDHLVPKKIGELKLYDSAVVRGRVAKPYWERGRHVFFELEDETGRIRVAAFEPTKKFRNWVRKLLPGDEIIAAGGVKEHEGVLTLNLEKFYPVKLVPKVEYQKPKCPRCGGTMKSKGDYLKCKRCGYRMPKKLIPVEVPRGLERKIYEVPPDARKHLSRPLVLPGGEDRILELV is encoded by the coding sequence ATGAGGCTTCACATCGGAATCGACGACACGGATTCACCCAATGGAATGTGCACCACCTACCTCGGTGCCCTCCTCTACCGCGAGCTGTCCCGCTTAGCGGAGCCTATGGACCTGCCGAGGCTCATCAGGCTCAACCCGAACATCCCGTACAAAACGAGGGGCAACGGGGCCGTTTCCATGACCTTCGAGGTCGAGGAGGGGCTGATTCCGGAGATCAAAAACACGGTCCTCTTCTACGTGAACCAGCTCGCAGATTTTACCCACGAGAACACCAACCCCGGCGTTGTTTTCCTGGAAGGGGCTATTCCGGAGGAACTCCGCGAGTTCTCACTCAGGGCCCTGAGGGAGCACGTCACAATTGAGGAAGCTGAAAGGGTCGCGGGGGAAGTCGGGGCCGAGTACTTCAAGTTCAAGCTCGGAAGGGGTATAATCGGCGCGCTCGCTTCAATCGGCTACCCGCTCGAACGCTTCACCTACGAGCTGCTGGCCTACCGCGAGCCCGAGAACTGGGGAACGGAGAGGAATGTCGATTCGGAGAGCGTTTTCATGGCAGACCGCTGGAGCTACCCATTCACCTACGACAACGTGGATCCATACAAAAAGACCGTTCTCATCACGCCCCACGGCAAGGATCCCGTCCTCGTTGGAATCCGCGGGATCGATGCGGGGAAGGTTCTCCAGACCTTCGAGCGTGTCGAGTTCGGGGAGTCTGTCGCTTTCCACCAGCTCTACAAGACCAACCAGAACACCGACGACCACCTTGTACCGAAGAAGATCGGCGAGCTGAAGCTCTACGACAGCGCGGTCGTGAGGGGCAGAGTGGCCAAACCCTACTGGGAGCGCGGGAGGCACGTATTCTTTGAGCTGGAGGACGAGACGGGAAGGATCCGCGTTGCCGCCTTCGAACCGACCAAGAAGTTCCGCAACTGGGTCAGGAAGCTCCTCCCCGGAGACGAGATAATCGCCGCAGGTGGAGTGAAGGAGCACGAAGGGGTGCTGACGCTCAACCTCGAAAAGTTCTACCCGGTGAAGCTCGTCCCCAAAGTCGAGTACCAAAAGCCAAAGTGTCCCAGATGCGGTGGGACGATGAAGAGCAAGGGCGACTACCTCAAGTGCAAGCGCTGTGGCTATAGGATGCCGAAGAAGCTCATCCCCGTTGAGGTTCCGCGCGGGCTGGAGAGGAAGATCTACGAGGTTCCGCCCGATGCCAGGAAGCACCTGTCGAGGCCCCTCGTCCTGCCGGGCGGGGAGGATAGGATTCTTGAGCTTGTGTAG
- a CDS encoding HD domain-containing protein, producing MNGKIIHDGIHGSMKLTGLILDLVKTPEFQRLRNIRQLGLAYLVYPGANHSRFEHSLGAWSIARRLAAEVGLSEDESMLLQVGALLHDIGHGPFSHTFESIYKHYVKEHDHMRLGQDIILGKTNITESENGGQIPEIIEDYGYDFEPADVANLILGKHEKRYLGQMLHGDVDVDQLDYLVRDAHYTGVAHGIIDLERLMKVLRIHDGELVVDEKGIEAVEGMMVARSLMYSRVYFHHTVKIAEGMLTRALEFALEEGHLWDFWRMTDCRVLVELEDLEGFPAEMVRRVKYRELYKAAVLANADELSTEEKRELLTAYRNVRRRQEIERALADAVGAREGEVILEFSIADLMLSEPRLKATEINVLLDDGSIQPLTRVTPLANALKRRQTPRWAVLIASPGEYVPKLRETWRKVLFS from the coding sequence ATGAATGGGAAAATTATTCACGACGGTATCCACGGCAGCATGAAGCTCACAGGACTCATTCTTGACCTCGTCAAAACACCCGAGTTCCAGCGTCTCAGGAATATAAGACAGCTCGGTCTCGCGTACCTCGTTTATCCCGGTGCCAACCACAGCAGGTTCGAGCACTCCCTTGGCGCGTGGAGCATAGCCCGAAGACTCGCCGCAGAAGTTGGACTGAGCGAGGATGAAAGCATGCTCCTACAGGTGGGAGCTTTGCTCCACGACATCGGCCATGGGCCCTTCAGCCACACGTTTGAGAGCATATACAAGCACTACGTTAAAGAGCACGACCACATGCGCCTCGGGCAGGACATAATCCTCGGAAAGACGAACATAACCGAGAGCGAGAACGGCGGTCAGATTCCAGAGATAATTGAGGATTACGGCTATGATTTCGAACCGGCGGACGTGGCGAACCTCATCCTCGGCAAACACGAAAAGCGCTATCTCGGCCAGATGCTGCACGGCGATGTTGACGTTGATCAGCTCGACTACCTGGTCCGGGACGCCCACTACACCGGCGTCGCCCACGGCATAATTGACCTGGAGAGGCTCATGAAGGTTCTCCGGATTCACGACGGCGAGCTCGTTGTCGATGAGAAGGGCATCGAGGCCGTTGAGGGCATGATGGTCGCCCGCTCCCTCATGTACTCCCGCGTTTACTTCCACCACACCGTGAAGATAGCGGAGGGAATGCTCACCCGGGCCCTGGAGTTCGCTCTGGAGGAAGGCCACCTCTGGGACTTCTGGAGGATGACCGACTGCCGCGTTCTTGTGGAGCTGGAGGACCTCGAGGGCTTCCCCGCGGAGATGGTGCGGCGCGTGAAGTACAGGGAGCTTTACAAGGCCGCGGTTCTGGCAAACGCCGACGAACTGAGTACCGAGGAAAAGAGGGAGCTGCTGACAGCGTACAGGAACGTCAGGAGGAGGCAGGAAATAGAAAGGGCACTCGCCGATGCGGTTGGTGCGAGGGAGGGAGAGGTGATCCTGGAGTTCAGCATAGCGGACCTCATGCTCAGCGAGCCGAGGCTTAAGGCAACGGAGATAAACGTTCTTCTGGACGACGGAAGCATCCAGCCGCTGACCCGGGTTACGCCTCTGGCCAACGCCCTAAAGAGGCGCCAGACGCCGCGCTGGGCCGTCCTCATAGCGTCACCGGGGGAGTACGTACCCAAACTGCGGGAGACCTGGAGAAAGGTGCTGTTCAGCTGA
- a CDS encoding SDR family oxidoreductase — MPVEINLDGLGVIVTASSRGIGFNLARELLKRNARVVISSRSEENLKEALDELSSYGEVHAVRTNLFDQRDLEGLVKEGWELLGGIDALVWNAPNVRCEPCLLHETSYIDWIEASALHTVAPGYLTTLLVQAWLERKRKGTLIYLNSVSIKEPMPPLVLADVTRAGLPQLAKSVSRTYGKHGIRAYSVLLGSFDTPGARENLKRVAEARGEPFEETWEREVLGRTPLHRTGRWEELGSLVAFLLSEEAEYMLGSTAIIDGAMTRGIDI, encoded by the coding sequence ATGCCAGTGGAGATAAATCTGGACGGCCTTGGGGTCATAGTTACGGCCTCATCGCGCGGCATAGGCTTCAACCTCGCGCGCGAGCTGCTGAAGAGGAACGCGCGCGTAGTAATAAGCTCCAGAAGCGAGGAGAACCTGAAGGAGGCCCTTGACGAGCTTTCGAGCTACGGGGAGGTTCACGCGGTCCGGACGAACCTGTTCGACCAGCGCGATCTGGAGGGCCTAGTCAAAGAGGGCTGGGAACTACTCGGTGGAATCGACGCCCTCGTCTGGAACGCTCCCAACGTCCGCTGTGAACCCTGCCTCCTCCACGAGACAAGCTACATAGACTGGATTGAAGCCTCTGCCCTCCACACGGTCGCCCCGGGCTATCTCACAACGCTTCTCGTCCAGGCGTGGCTTGAGAGGAAAAGGAAGGGCACGTTGATTTACCTCAACTCCGTCTCGATAAAGGAGCCGATGCCGCCGCTGGTTCTGGCGGACGTTACGAGGGCAGGCCTCCCCCAGCTGGCGAAGAGCGTTTCGAGAACATACGGAAAGCACGGAATAAGGGCCTACAGCGTTCTTCTAGGCAGCTTCGATACACCCGGAGCGAGGGAGAACCTGAAGCGGGTTGCCGAGGCGAGGGGGGAACCCTTCGAGGAGACCTGGGAGCGGGAAGTGCTCGGCAGAACTCCGCTCCACAGAACCGGCAGGTGGGAGGAGCTCGGATCGCTCGTGGCTTTCCTCCTGAGCGAGGAAGCTGAGTACATGCTCGGCTCGACCGCCATCATAGACGGCGCGATGACGAGGGGGATAGACATTTAA
- a CDS encoding GNAT family N-acetyltransferase, translated as MRPIILRGSLVSIGMLLRDDLRQVWLWYNDRDVRKYLSFPEEIFFYEDELEWYEALRREKKHEKVFAIVENSSRSLVGLVGLHRIDHHNGRAELGYFLARRHWGHGYASEAVKLALEYAFEWLNLRKVYAHVFETNVASIRVLEKNGFQLAGRWRKHQYVPGEGFVDVLCYERFRE; from the coding sequence ATGAGGCCGATAATACTCAGGGGAAGTCTCGTGTCGATAGGCATGCTTCTAAGGGATGACCTGCGGCAGGTATGGCTCTGGTACAACGACCGCGATGTCAGGAAGTACCTCTCCTTCCCGGAGGAGATATTCTTCTACGAGGATGAGCTGGAGTGGTACGAGGCCCTCAGGAGGGAGAAAAAGCACGAGAAGGTTTTCGCTATTGTGGAGAACTCCTCGCGCTCCCTCGTTGGACTTGTGGGGCTGCACAGGATAGACCACCACAACGGCCGTGCCGAGCTGGGCTACTTCCTGGCCAGAAGACACTGGGGGCACGGCTACGCGAGCGAAGCAGTCAAGCTCGCCCTGGAATACGCCTTCGAGTGGCTCAACCTGCGGAAGGTCTACGCCCACGTCTTCGAGACAAACGTCGCATCGATAAGGGTTCTTGAGAAGAACGGCTTTCAGCTCGCCGGCCGCTGGAGAAAACACCAGTACGTGCCAGGGGAAGGCTTCGTTGATGTGCTATGCTACGAGAGGTTCCGGGAGTAG
- a CDS encoding ATP-binding protein produces MDDRILTPLIATSRRVMAWARKFPRKRFLFDELRTIDEEYYVGIKGIRGVGKTVLLLQLANETESSVYFSADSTPIKPFSLYEVVKSLAEMGYRNIFIDEIHRKAGWAEDLKTLYDEHEVRVFFSGSSAIDLVHSGADLSRRVVLKELPPASFREWLNIRRNFNVPRYPLEEVLSRSFDLTNMYAELHPLWREYMREGGVLYPRSGFYDALDNSIRKVILEDLSALREVSVKYETDAFKLLYLVAKSAPFEANYSRIARALEVSKNMAIRLVEDLSKAGLLIVLHPCRGGRKEPKLYLTVPLREFFARKGFDTHRGALREEFFVNHMKNFGPCYLKGRRGEKTADFKVGEWVIEVGGESKGRYQRPDYIAVDGLITGKGRVPLFLFGLVY; encoded by the coding sequence ATGGACGATAGAATCCTCACACCCCTCATCGCCACGAGCAGGCGGGTAATGGCGTGGGCGAGAAAGTTCCCAAGAAAGCGCTTTCTCTTCGATGAGCTCAGGACCATTGATGAGGAGTACTACGTTGGCATCAAAGGAATCCGTGGCGTGGGCAAGACCGTTCTTCTGCTTCAGCTCGCCAACGAAACCGAGAGCAGTGTCTATTTTTCCGCGGACTCAACTCCAATAAAGCCTTTCTCGCTGTATGAGGTTGTTAAATCCCTCGCGGAGATGGGATACAGAAACATTTTCATCGATGAGATCCACAGGAAAGCGGGGTGGGCCGAGGACTTAAAGACGCTCTACGATGAACACGAGGTTAGGGTGTTCTTCTCGGGCTCATCAGCAATAGATCTGGTTCATTCCGGGGCAGACCTGTCAAGAAGGGTCGTCCTCAAGGAACTCCCCCCGGCTTCCTTCCGGGAGTGGCTCAACATAAGGAGGAATTTCAACGTTCCCAGATACCCTCTGGAAGAAGTCCTTTCCAGATCGTTTGACCTGACAAATATGTACGCTGAACTCCACCCTCTCTGGAGGGAATACATGCGCGAGGGGGGAGTACTCTATCCGAGAAGTGGCTTCTACGATGCCCTCGACAACTCTATCAGGAAGGTGATCCTCGAAGACCTCTCCGCACTGAGGGAGGTCAGCGTTAAGTATGAGACCGATGCGTTTAAGCTTCTCTACCTCGTCGCTAAATCCGCCCCATTCGAGGCCAATTACTCGCGGATAGCCAGGGCCCTCGAAGTTTCCAAGAACATGGCAATAAGGCTCGTGGAGGACTTATCGAAGGCGGGGCTTTTGATTGTCCTTCATCCCTGCAGGGGCGGGAGAAAGGAGCCTAAACTATACCTCACCGTTCCACTGAGAGAGTTCTTTGCCAGAAAAGGCTTTGACACCCACAGGGGTGCCCTGCGCGAGGAGTTCTTTGTAAACCACATGAAAAACTTCGGCCCCTGCTACCTGAAGGGCAGGAGAGGCGAGAAAACGGCAGATTTTAAGGTTGGGGAATGGGTCATAGAAGTCGGCGGCGAATCCAAGGGCCGTTATCAGAGGCCCGACTATATAGCGGTTGATGGCCTTATCACCGGAAAAGGAAGGGTTCCTCTATTCCTGTTTGGTCTGGTGTACTGA
- a CDS encoding isochorismatase family protein, whose protein sequence is MKEDYFTGEFITKMRERYFRPRKWEKVKPFRNAAVLAIDLQAYFLRPESRAFLPSAPRFVSGLVEFYREAERLGVPIIFTRHFHRNDIMTRWWGGDMPKNDPLNELLEEFRPFAGTVIEKKTYDAFHGTELEGILRKLHVETVVITGVMTHLCCETTAREAFVRGFNVVFPVDGTLTQNRFFHEATLRNLSHGFAVTPLLKEVLEWLSSG, encoded by the coding sequence ATGAAGGAGGACTACTTCACCGGGGAATTCATAACCAAGATGCGGGAGAGGTACTTCAGGCCGAGGAAGTGGGAGAAGGTCAAACCGTTCCGAAATGCAGCCGTTCTGGCGATAGACCTTCAGGCGTACTTCCTCAGGCCGGAGAGCAGGGCGTTCCTGCCTTCCGCGCCGCGCTTCGTTTCCGGGCTTGTGGAGTTTTACAGAGAGGCGGAGAGACTCGGCGTTCCGATAATTTTCACCCGCCATTTCCATCGGAACGACATCATGACCCGCTGGTGGGGCGGAGACATGCCGAAGAACGACCCGCTGAACGAACTTCTTGAAGAGTTTAGGCCATTCGCCGGAACCGTCATTGAGAAGAAGACCTACGACGCCTTCCACGGAACCGAACTTGAGGGCATTCTGAGAAAACTCCACGTGGAGACCGTAGTCATCACCGGCGTCATGACCCACCTCTGCTGCGAGACCACCGCCAGAGAGGCCTTCGTGAGGGGCTTCAACGTGGTATTTCCGGTCGATGGGACGCTGACCCAGAACAGGTTTTTCCACGAGGCAACGCTCAGAAACCTCTCCCACGGCTTCGCGGTCACGCCCCTGCTAAAGGAGGTGCTGGAATGGCTCTCGTCGGGATAA
- a CDS encoding transcriptional regulator, with translation MDRERLIRTVEAILRGTGYKTARMEFKGSCFDIVASRLFLLLFIKVATNIDAVTGEQAEDLKRLARFFKASPLIVGLKTKNAELEEGVVYERFGIYALRPETLYDVLVENEMPAIFAERGGFYVRINGGLLRKLREKYGYSINELAQLLGVSRKSLTNYERGEQAVSLEVAIRLEELFDEPLAEPIDVLHSTVEANLDVTPETPLEREIFDRLKELGLGVVKVKKAPFNAVSREDEFRILTGIDERKTRSTVKRAEMVAEVGRIINSDGIFILEKTRTEVVGEIPLIPKDSLDEVRDADELIDLIEELKKEIKKQLFG, from the coding sequence ATGGACAGGGAAAGGCTCATACGGACTGTTGAGGCGATACTCAGGGGCACGGGGTATAAAACGGCGCGTATGGAGTTCAAGGGGTCGTGCTTTGATATAGTGGCGAGCAGGTTATTCCTCTTGCTCTTCATAAAGGTGGCTACCAACATCGATGCCGTCACTGGAGAGCAGGCGGAGGATCTAAAGCGGCTGGCCCGCTTCTTCAAGGCTTCGCCCCTGATCGTCGGCCTAAAGACGAAGAACGCCGAGCTTGAGGAGGGTGTCGTTTACGAGAGATTCGGCATCTACGCCCTCAGACCCGAGACCCTCTACGACGTTCTTGTCGAGAACGAGATGCCGGCGATATTCGCCGAACGCGGCGGCTTCTACGTGAGGATAAACGGCGGCCTCTTGAGAAAACTGAGGGAGAAGTACGGATACTCAATAAACGAGCTGGCGCAGCTCCTCGGCGTCTCCAGAAAGAGCCTCACCAACTACGAACGCGGTGAGCAGGCTGTCTCGCTCGAGGTCGCAATAAGGCTTGAGGAGCTCTTCGACGAGCCCCTGGCGGAGCCCATAGACGTTCTCCACTCAACCGTCGAGGCCAACCTCGACGTTACCCCTGAGACACCGCTTGAGAGGGAGATATTCGACCGCCTCAAGGAGCTGGGCCTCGGCGTTGTCAAGGTCAAGAAGGCCCCCTTCAACGCTGTTTCGAGGGAGGACGAGTTTAGAATCCTTACGGGCATAGACGAGCGCAAGACCCGCTCCACAGTCAAGCGTGCCGAAATGGTGGCGGAGGTCGGCAGGATAATAAACAGCGACGGTATATTCATACTCGAGAAGACCAGAACCGAGGTGGTGGGGGAGATTCCCCTTATCCCGAAGGACAGCCTCGACGAGGTAAGGGACGCCGACGAGCTCATAGACCTTATAGAGGAGCTGAAAAAGGAAATAAAGAAGCAGCTCTTCGGCTGA
- a CDS encoding alpha/beta hydrolase-fold protein — MAEGNRRRFIFVLLAGMLIFSAGCLGGEATQTVSEQPNGSTAFQTIGTTGSSQSTPVPTSSASTTGTASTEVLKGDNETTSTATETSGVVKITFIVSVPDYTPENDSVYITGDFNGWNPGDGNYRLRKRDDGRWEITLEFRKGTRIEFKFTRGSWETVEKGRGGEEIPNRVLVINGSASYEFMVYNWRDHVEDVGSAVHTIVGNVTTFEMFMPQLNRTRRIWIYLPPDYRLGEKRYPVLYMHDGQNLFDRATSFAGEWRVDETLERLFQERNFSIIVVGIDNGGGRRIDEYSPWRNEAYGGGGEGDAYVRFIVETLKPYIDSHYRTLPNETGIMGSSLGGLISIYAGFKYPETFRYVGAMSSAFWFNPEIYDFVRNAPKGPERIYIDWGTLEGSDPSEMIETNEKMVEILKGKGYIEGENLLVVEDRGATHNEYHWSRRFPEAVLWLFGG, encoded by the coding sequence GTGGCAGAAGGTAACAGGAGAAGGTTTATCTTTGTTCTGCTCGCGGGAATGCTCATCTTCTCCGCGGGATGTCTCGGTGGTGAAGCCACGCAAACAGTCTCAGAACAGCCCAACGGCAGTACCGCTTTCCAGACCATTGGGACAACCGGTTCTTCCCAGAGCACCCCTGTGCCAACGAGCTCCGCTTCAACAACAGGAACAGCGAGCACCGAAGTACTCAAGGGGGACAATGAGACGACTTCCACCGCCACGGAAACCTCCGGGGTGGTCAAGATCACGTTTATCGTCTCTGTTCCCGACTACACGCCCGAAAATGATTCGGTCTACATCACGGGCGACTTCAACGGCTGGAACCCCGGTGACGGGAACTACAGGCTCAGGAAGCGCGATGATGGGAGGTGGGAGATAACGCTGGAGTTCAGGAAGGGGACCAGGATTGAGTTCAAGTTCACCCGCGGCTCGTGGGAGACCGTTGAGAAGGGGAGGGGCGGAGAGGAGATACCCAACAGGGTTCTCGTGATCAACGGGAGCGCGAGCTATGAGTTCATGGTTTACAACTGGCGCGACCACGTGGAGGACGTCGGGTCGGCGGTTCACACGATAGTCGGGAACGTGACGACCTTCGAGATGTTCATGCCCCAGCTCAACAGGACGAGGAGGATCTGGATCTACCTGCCGCCCGACTACAGGCTGGGTGAGAAAAGGTACCCCGTTCTCTACATGCACGACGGCCAGAACCTCTTTGACAGGGCAACCTCCTTCGCCGGCGAGTGGAGGGTGGACGAGACTCTGGAGAGGCTCTTCCAGGAGAGAAACTTCTCCATCATAGTGGTCGGCATAGACAACGGCGGCGGGAGAAGGATAGACGAGTACTCCCCCTGGAGGAACGAGGCCTACGGAGGGGGCGGGGAGGGAGACGCCTACGTCCGCTTCATCGTCGAAACGCTTAAGCCCTACATCGACTCCCATTACAGAACCCTGCCAAACGAGACGGGAATAATGGGCTCCTCCCTCGGAGGGCTCATCTCGATCTACGCCGGCTTCAAATACCCCGAGACCTTCCGCTACGTGGGAGCGATGAGCTCCGCCTTCTGGTTCAACCCGGAGATCTACGACTTCGTGAGGAATGCTCCGAAGGGTCCGGAGAGGATCTACATCGACTGGGGGACCCTCGAGGGAAGCGACCCGAGCGAGATGATAGAGACCAACGAAAAGATGGTGGAGATACTGAAGGGGAAGGGCTACATCGAGGGCGAAAACCTTCTCGTGGTCGAGGACAGGGGGGCAACGCACAACGAGTACCACTGGTCGAGGCGCTTTCCGGAGGCGGTGCTCTGGCTCTTCGGCGGTTGA
- a CDS encoding deoxyhypusine synthase, translating to MTEPKDIVLKESEEVEGLPIEGPWPDEVSSIEGVLDYYERIGFQATHLGRAVEIWKKVEEKRAKGEEVRVFLGYTSNIISSGLRELIAWLVKEGKVDVIVTTAGGIEEDFIKALKPFLLGDWQVNDALMREKGINRIGNIFVPNDRYIEFEKYMIPFFERVLEMERGRGKPLTASEFIHEMGRYMDEKLGKEKERSIIYWAYKRNVPIFCPAITDGSIGDMLYFFKEERGDRELIIDIANDIVKLNNLAVTAKETASIILGGSLPKHAIINANLFRGGTDYAIYITTAIPWDGSLSGAPPSEGVSWGKIRAKADYVEIWADATLVFPLLVWKVMR from the coding sequence ATGACGGAGCCAAAGGACATAGTGCTTAAGGAGAGCGAAGAGGTCGAGGGCCTTCCAATCGAGGGGCCCTGGCCCGACGAGGTTTCGAGCATTGAGGGGGTTCTGGATTATTACGAACGCATAGGCTTTCAGGCGACGCACCTCGGAAGGGCGGTAGAGATATGGAAAAAAGTCGAGGAGAAGCGCGCTAAAGGTGAGGAGGTTAGGGTTTTCCTTGGCTACACCTCCAACATCATCTCCTCCGGGCTGAGGGAGCTGATCGCGTGGCTCGTCAAGGAAGGCAAGGTGGACGTCATCGTAACCACGGCCGGCGGCATAGAGGAGGACTTCATAAAGGCCCTGAAGCCGTTCCTCCTCGGCGACTGGCAGGTGAACGATGCCCTGATGCGCGAGAAGGGCATCAACAGGATAGGCAACATCTTCGTGCCCAACGACCGCTACATCGAGTTCGAGAAGTACATGATTCCCTTCTTCGAGCGGGTTCTTGAGATGGAGCGCGGGAGGGGCAAACCTCTAACGGCCAGCGAGTTTATCCACGAGATGGGCCGCTACATGGACGAGAAGCTGGGGAAGGAGAAGGAGCGCTCGATAATCTACTGGGCCTACAAGAGAAACGTTCCCATCTTTTGCCCCGCCATTACCGACGGCTCTATAGGGGACATGCTCTACTTCTTCAAGGAGGAGCGCGGGGACAGGGAACTTATCATAGACATAGCCAATGACATAGTTAAGCTCAACAATTTGGCCGTTACTGCCAAGGAGACGGCATCGATAATTCTGGGCGGTTCCCTGCCGAAACACGCGATAATAAACGCCAACCTCTTCAGGGGAGGAACGGACTACGCGATCTACATCACCACCGCTATCCCGTGGGACGGCTCGCTTAGCGGCGCACCTCCGAGCGAAGGAGTGAGCTGGGGCAAGATAAGGGCCAAAGCGGACTACGTCGAGATATGGGCCGATGCCACGCTCGTGTTCCCGTTGCTCGTGTGGAAGGTGATGCGCTGA
- a CDS encoding DUF835 domain-containing protein has product MDGTQTILMVEASIVMLADLTAAAVIFKKYLSIRRKSILAFSLAWIFDFIFVLASAFQDVGWLEVVGLISLPLFAGLMFYGSVLFMGEESLGIRHGNLGKMGLMPVMFMFYMYATYYYTNNALWTATVAASFGISGVFVVGAGTLLWDVREIYHSAVKYLSIGIIFFGLHLVPAAILGTHTWYMPVGFTLSTVLIVEMAWAMLRLVHMDTFENISKSVPLEIDMSPGVMVVDQKSYIQLKSVLANSPVLAFIRNVSDIPETWTYYFVTTVPFERAAKTLYPTDLAKMVEISYRYMEKVSASGGRGVVVIDCPEYLAVYNSWESLMKFLSKLRDIVVINNGTLILVVEKTSFDPQRYSQLVRLME; this is encoded by the coding sequence ATGGACGGTACCCAAACAATCCTCATGGTTGAGGCATCCATAGTTATGCTGGCGGATTTAACCGCCGCAGCGGTGATATTTAAAAAGTACCTCTCAATTCGCAGGAAATCGATACTCGCCTTTTCCCTGGCGTGGATATTTGATTTTATCTTTGTCCTTGCCAGTGCCTTCCAGGATGTGGGCTGGCTTGAGGTTGTTGGATTGATCTCACTGCCCCTATTTGCGGGATTGATGTTCTACGGCTCGGTTCTGTTTATGGGGGAGGAAAGCCTTGGAATACGCCACGGTAACTTGGGAAAAATGGGACTCATGCCGGTTATGTTCATGTTTTATATGTACGCCACATATTACTACACGAACAACGCCCTGTGGACCGCCACGGTAGCCGCCTCATTTGGTATAAGCGGGGTTTTCGTCGTTGGGGCGGGGACTCTGCTGTGGGACGTGAGGGAGATTTACCATAGTGCCGTGAAGTACCTTTCCATAGGCATTATCTTCTTTGGACTTCACCTGGTTCCTGCAGCAATTTTAGGCACCCATACCTGGTACATGCCGGTGGGGTTCACACTCTCAACGGTTCTCATAGTTGAGATGGCATGGGCCATGCTTCGTCTGGTGCACATGGACACTTTTGAGAACATTTCAAAAAGCGTTCCATTGGAGATAGACATGAGCCCTGGAGTGATGGTGGTGGATCAGAAGAGCTACATTCAGCTCAAATCCGTCCTTGCGAACTCCCCAGTTCTTGCATTCATACGCAATGTCTCCGACATTCCGGAGACGTGGACATACTATTTCGTGACAACGGTTCCCTTTGAAAGGGCTGCCAAAACGCTTTATCCAACTGATTTGGCTAAAATGGTGGAAATCTCCTACCGCTATATGGAGAAAGTCTCCGCCTCCGGCGGCAGGGGCGTTGTTGTTATTGACTGCCCGGAATACCTCGCGGTTTACAACTCCTGGGAGAGCCTCATGAAATTTCTCTCGAAACTGCGGGACATTGTCGTCATCAACAATGGCACCCTGATACTGGTCGTTGAGAAGACCAGCTTCGACCCCCAGAGGTACTCCCAGCTTGTACGGCTTATGGAGTGA